A genomic stretch from Caulobacter sp. FWC2 includes:
- a CDS encoding purine nucleoside permease: MLNLSAWTRRSLLAVAFAGMTATSALAQAPVSPPVASTATAPIPIRVVVVTAYGLEDRAWMAKAPQTLDFPNGVAPLGYDPAKGVLIVRTGVGTNHAAITTFALATDPRFDLSKAYWVIAAIAGVNPNEASPGSAAWIGNVIDVDFGKWVDPREAPPEWTGGYPPFEPPRADRPSSVYYPLNVGLRDWAYGLTKGIQLPDTDALKTARARFSGYPNGAKPPFVLTGDEISGQAYWHGEMLTKRYAKLATDFSGGKSRFVMTAMEDTGVANALRRLAVVGKADYDRLVVLRTASNYSQQAPGEGPVDSMNRPYAGVGDAAAYAALVVAGKVVDELSGNWAVYRDKIPGDGK, translated from the coding sequence ATGTTGAACTTGTCCGCCTGGACACGCCGATCCCTTTTGGCCGTGGCCTTCGCGGGGATGACGGCGACGTCGGCCCTGGCTCAGGCGCCGGTTTCGCCGCCCGTCGCGTCCACGGCGACCGCTCCCATCCCGATCCGAGTCGTCGTCGTCACGGCCTATGGGTTGGAAGACAGGGCGTGGATGGCCAAGGCGCCCCAGACGCTGGACTTCCCCAACGGAGTCGCGCCGCTCGGCTACGACCCGGCGAAGGGCGTCCTGATCGTGCGCACCGGCGTGGGCACCAACCATGCGGCCATCACCACCTTCGCCCTGGCGACCGATCCGCGCTTCGACCTTTCCAAGGCTTACTGGGTCATCGCCGCCATCGCCGGGGTCAATCCGAACGAGGCCTCGCCCGGGTCTGCGGCGTGGATCGGAAACGTCATCGATGTCGACTTCGGCAAGTGGGTCGATCCGCGCGAGGCCCCGCCGGAATGGACGGGCGGCTATCCGCCGTTCGAGCCGCCGCGCGCCGACCGCCCCAGCAGCGTCTACTATCCGCTCAACGTCGGCCTGCGGGATTGGGCTTACGGGCTGACAAAGGGCATCCAGCTTCCAGACACCGATGCGCTGAAGACGGCGCGGGCGCGCTTCTCGGGCTATCCGAACGGCGCCAAGCCGCCCTTCGTGCTGACCGGCGACGAAATCTCCGGCCAGGCCTACTGGCACGGCGAAATGCTGACAAAGCGCTACGCCAAGCTCGCCACGGACTTCAGTGGCGGCAAGAGCCGGTTCGTGATGACCGCCATGGAGGACACAGGCGTCGCTAACGCCCTCCGGAGGCTCGCCGTGGTCGGCAAGGCCGACTACGACCGGCTGGTCGTTCTGCGGACCGCCAGCAACTACTCGCAACAGGCTCCGGGCGAGGGTCCGGTCGACAGCATGAACCGCCCCTATGCCGGGGTCGGCGACGCCGCCGCCTACGCCGCCCTCGTGGTGGCCGGCAAGGTCGTCGACGAGCTCTCGGGCAACTGGGCGGTCTATCGCGACAAGATTCCCGGCGACGGGAAGTAA
- a CDS encoding MBL fold metallo-hydrolase, translating into MLSAAAPPPAAFDVVALGVNGGVEEPTSAYHVVAHGTRAGVMCDAGTLASGLDRAVRKGRYPGAGSREQVMASIAAYLITHAHLDHVAGLVLASPDDTQKDIMGLPQVNQALADHYFNWVAWPNMGDRGPLPRIGKYHYKDLEPGGTPAPIAGTGMTVTAYPLSHGGVTSTAFLLRNGQDAFLCLGDTGPDAVEHATNLEDLWRAVAPLVRQGRLRGMLIEVSYPDPVPTARLYGHLTPMWLNNELQTLRGMTQDDARMRALPILVTHIKPSGAPRSSRRSIERQLEEIGFFNFMIAEEGRKYAL; encoded by the coding sequence ATGCTCTCGGCGGCCGCGCCGCCCCCGGCCGCCTTCGATGTCGTCGCGCTAGGCGTCAACGGCGGCGTGGAAGAGCCGACGAGCGCCTACCATGTCGTCGCCCACGGGACTCGCGCGGGCGTCATGTGCGACGCGGGCACGCTGGCATCAGGCCTTGATCGGGCCGTGCGCAAGGGGCGCTACCCGGGCGCGGGCTCGCGCGAACAGGTGATGGCCTCCATCGCCGCCTACCTGATCACACACGCCCACCTCGACCATGTCGCGGGTCTTGTACTGGCGTCCCCAGACGACACCCAGAAAGACATCATGGGCCTGCCGCAGGTGAACCAGGCGCTCGCGGATCATTATTTCAACTGGGTCGCATGGCCCAACATGGGCGACCGTGGTCCCCTGCCGCGTATAGGCAAATATCACTACAAGGACCTGGAACCGGGCGGGACGCCCGCGCCGATCGCTGGAACGGGCATGACCGTCACGGCCTACCCGCTTTCGCACGGAGGGGTGACGTCGACAGCGTTCCTACTCCGGAACGGGCAGGACGCCTTCCTCTGCCTGGGCGACACGGGTCCCGACGCGGTCGAACACGCGACGAACCTGGAAGATCTTTGGCGCGCCGTCGCCCCGCTGGTGCGGCAAGGGCGGCTGCGGGGAATGCTGATCGAGGTCTCGTATCCCGACCCAGTCCCAACCGCCCGGCTCTACGGGCACCTGACCCCGATGTGGCTGAACAATGAGCTTCAGACCTTGCGCGGCATGACACAGGATGACGCTCGCATGCGGGCGCTGCCTATCCTCGTCACGCACATCAAACCTTCGGGAGCGCCGCGATCGAGCCGCAGGTCGATAGAGCGGCAACTCGAAGAGATCGGCTTTTTCAACTTCATGATCGCGGAGGAAGGGCGCAAATACGCTCTTTAG